In one window of Desulfurellaceae bacterium DNA:
- a CDS encoding HigA family addiction module antidote protein, with the protein MATKGIKVNMTPSHPGDFIRTEVIEELGLTVTKAAEILGVRRATLSDLLNGNAALSPEMALRIEKAFDVSMDMLLRMQAWYDAAQMRARANEISVQRYEPA; encoded by the coding sequence ATGGCTACCAAGGGTATCAAAGTGAACATGACCCCTTCGCATCCGGGCGACTTCATCCGCACGGAGGTCATCGAGGAGTTGGGTCTGACTGTGACGAAGGCGGCCGAGATTCTGGGAGTTCGCCGGGCAACGCTTTCGGACCTGCTGAATGGTAACGCCGCGCTATCGCCAGAGATGGCGTTGCGCATCGAGAAGGCTTTTGACGTGAGCATGGATATGCTGCTGCGGATGCAGGCCTGGTATGACGCTGCGCAGATGCGCGCCCGCGCAAACGAGATCAGCGTCCAGCGGTACGAGCCCGCCTGA
- a CDS encoding type II toxin-antitoxin system RelE/ParE family toxin has protein sequence MMIVRSIRHRGLRRLIEDDAPRFLQHDLVGRVRKILTALILAEDLDSFIADAPRGWRVHRLSGDRQDEWSVSVAGNWRITFEAEGGYVVRLNLEDYH, from the coding sequence ATGATGATCGTTCGCTCTATCCGCCACAGAGGATTACGCCGGCTGATCGAGGACGATGCCCCCCGATTCCTGCAGCACGACTTGGTCGGCCGGGTGCGTAAGATCTTGACGGCTTTAATCCTGGCCGAGGACTTGGATAGCTTTATTGCCGACGCGCCTCGTGGCTGGCGCGTCCACCGGCTCTCAGGTGACCGGCAGGACGAATGGAGCGTTTCGGTAGCCGGCAATTGGCGGATCACGTTTGAAGCAGAGGGCGGCTACGTCGTCCGCTTAAACTTGGAGGATTACCACTGA